One genomic window of Oryctolagus cuniculus chromosome 11, mOryCun1.1, whole genome shotgun sequence includes the following:
- the NCAPH2 gene encoding condensin-2 complex subunit H2 isoform X5, with the protein MEDVEARFAHLLQPIRDLTKNWEVDVAAQLGEYLEELDQICISFDEGKTTMNFIEAALLIQGSACVYSKKVEYLYSLVYQALDFISGKRRAKQLSSVQEDGASGDTGSRAPQEAEDEFLSLDDFPDSRANVDLKNDQAPSEVIIVPLLPMALVAPDEIEKNHHPLYSRQGEILASRKDFRMNTCIPHPQGAFMLEPVGVSPLEPGGSFPMARNQKEAGRAEQQPMEVSESRSPVPVPSFSQQPGSSPEGPAPSGGGDDDDAQEAAEIPEAVAPKAAQEPRSPESPTLPRRYMLRDRERAPQPPPQPKETPDPWQSLDPFNSLDSKPFKKGRPYSVPVCVEEAPGQKRKRKGPAKLQDFHQWYLAAYADHDDSGRSRRKGPSFADMEVLYWRHVKEQLETLRRLQRREMAERWLPRAEEELWPAEDDRLEGSLEDLGAAADDLEADGCVEAEDERPGEATGLDAEALPASLSYEELVRRNVELFIATSQKFVQETELSQRIRDWEDTIQPLLQEQEQHVPFDIHTYGDQVVSRFPQLNEWCPFAELVAGQPAFEVCRSMLASLQLANDYTVEITQQPGLEAAVDTMSLRLLTHQRAHKRFQTYAAPSMAQP; encoded by the exons ATGGAGGACGTGGAGGCGCGCTTCGCCCACCTCCTGCAGCCCATCCGCGACCTCACCAAGAACTGGGAGGTGGACGTGGCGGCCCAGCTGGGCGAGTACTTGGAGGAG CTGGACCAGATCTGCATTTCTTTTGATGAAggcaaaaccacaatgaacttCATTGAGGCAGCATTGCTGATCCAGGGTTCAGCGTGCGTCTACAGCAAGAAG GTGGAATACCTGTACTCGCTGGTCTACCAGGCCCTTGATTTCATCTCTGGCAAGAG GCGAGCCAAGCAGCTCTCTTCAGTGCAGGAAGATGGGGCCAGTGGGGACACCGGCTCCAGGGccccccaggaggcagaggacgAG TTCCTGTCGCTGGACGACTTCCCCGACTCCCGGGCTAACGTGGATCTGAAGAACGACCAGGCACCCAGT GAAGTGATCATTGTCCCTCTGCTGCCCATGGCCCTGGTGGCCCCTGATGAGATAGAGAAGAACCACCACCCCCTATACAG CCGTCAGGGTGAGATCCTGGCCAGCCGGAAGGATTTCAGGATGAATACgtgcatcccccacccccagggggccTTCATGTTGGAGCCGGTGGGCGTGTCCCCCTTGGAGCCAGGGGGCTCATTCCCCATGGCGAGGAACCAGAAGG aGGCCGGGAGGGCTGAGCAGCAGCCGATGGAAGTCTCTGAGAGCAGGAGCCCTGTCCCCGTGCCCAGCTTCTCCCAGCAGCCAG GCTCCTCTCCAGAAGGCCCAGCGCCCAGCGGTGGGGGTGACGACGACGACGCCCAGGAGGCCGCAGAGATCCCAGAGGCTGTCGCCCCCAAGgctgcccaggagcccaggagccccgAG AGCCCCACGCTGCCCAGGAGGTACATGCTGCGTGACCGAGAGCgggccccacagcccccaccccaacctAAG GAGACTCCAGACCCCTGGCAGAGCCTGGACCCCTTCAACTCCTTGGACTCTAAGCCCTTCAAGAAAG GTAGGCCCtactctgtgcctgtgtgtgtggaggaAGCCCCGGGACAGAAGCGCAAGCGGAAGGGCCCGGCCAAGCTGCAGGACTTCCACCAGTGGTACCTGGCCGCCT ATGCTGACCATGACGATAGTGGGAGGTCCCGGCGAAAGGGTCCAAGCTTTGCAG ACATGGAGGTCCTGTACTGGAGGCACGTGAAGGAGCAGCTGGAGACCCTGCGGAGGCTGCAGAGGAGGGAG ATGGCCGAACGCTGGCTGCCAAGGGCCGAGGAGGAGCTGTGGCCTGCAGAGGACGACCGCctggagggctccctggaggaccTGGGGGCGGCAG CAGATGACCTGGAGGCTGATGGGTGTGTGGAGGCTGAGGACGAAAGGCCTGGGGAAGCCACTGGCCTGG ATGCAgaggccctgcctgcctccctgagcTATGAGGAGCTGGTTCGAAGGAATGTG GAGCTCTTCATCGCCACCTCCCAGAAGTTTGTCCAGGAAACGGAGCTGAGCCAGCGCATCAGGGACTGGGAGGACACCATCCAGCCCCTGCTGCAGGAGCAG GAGCAGCACGTGCCCTTTGACATCCACACCTATGGGGACCAGGTGGTGTCACGGTTCCCCCAGCTCAACGAGTGGTGTCCATTTGCAGAGCTGGTGGCCGGCCAGCCTGCCTTTGAGGTCTGTCGCTCCATGCTGGCCTCCCTGCAGCTG GCCAACGACTACACAGTGGAGATCACCCAGCAGCCGGGGTTGGAGGCGGCTGTGGACACCATGTCCCTGAGACTGCTCACGCACCAGCGTGCCCACAAACGCTTCCAGACCTACGCCGCGCCctccatggcccagccctga
- the NCAPH2 gene encoding condensin-2 complex subunit H2 isoform X3, with protein MEDVEARFAHLLQPIRDLTKNWEVDVAAQLGEYLEELDQICISFDEGKTTMNFIEAALLIQGSACVYSKKVEYLYSLVYQALDFISGKRRAKQLSSVQEDGASGDTGSRAPQEAEDEFLSLDDFPDSRANVDLKNDQAPSEVIIVPLLPMALVAPDEIEKNHHPLYSRQGEILASRKDFRMNTCIPHPQGAFMLEPVGVSPLEPGGSFPMARNQKEAGRAEQQPMEVSESRSPVPVPSFSQQPGSSPEGPAPSGGGDDDDAQEAAEIPEAVAPKAAQEPRSPEVGSHSPTLPRRYMLRDRERAPQPPPQPKETPDPWQSLDPFNSLDSKPFKKGRPYSVPVCVEEAPGQKRKRKGPAKLQDFHQWYLAAYADHDDSGRSRRKGPSFADMEVLYWRHVKEQLETLRRLQRREMAERWLPRAEEELWPAEDDRLEGSLEDLGAAADDLEADGCVEAEDERPGEATGLDAEALPASLSYEELVRRNVELFIATSQKFVQETELSQRIRDWEDTIQPLLQEQEQHVPFDIHTYGDQVVSRFPQLNEWCPFAELVAGQPAFEVCRSMLASLQLANDYTVEITQQPGLEAAVDTMSLRLLTHQRAHKRFQTYAAPSMAQP; from the exons ATGGAGGACGTGGAGGCGCGCTTCGCCCACCTCCTGCAGCCCATCCGCGACCTCACCAAGAACTGGGAGGTGGACGTGGCGGCCCAGCTGGGCGAGTACTTGGAGGAG CTGGACCAGATCTGCATTTCTTTTGATGAAggcaaaaccacaatgaacttCATTGAGGCAGCATTGCTGATCCAGGGTTCAGCGTGCGTCTACAGCAAGAAG GTGGAATACCTGTACTCGCTGGTCTACCAGGCCCTTGATTTCATCTCTGGCAAGAG GCGAGCCAAGCAGCTCTCTTCAGTGCAGGAAGATGGGGCCAGTGGGGACACCGGCTCCAGGGccccccaggaggcagaggacgAG TTCCTGTCGCTGGACGACTTCCCCGACTCCCGGGCTAACGTGGATCTGAAGAACGACCAGGCACCCAGT GAAGTGATCATTGTCCCTCTGCTGCCCATGGCCCTGGTGGCCCCTGATGAGATAGAGAAGAACCACCACCCCCTATACAG CCGTCAGGGTGAGATCCTGGCCAGCCGGAAGGATTTCAGGATGAATACgtgcatcccccacccccagggggccTTCATGTTGGAGCCGGTGGGCGTGTCCCCCTTGGAGCCAGGGGGCTCATTCCCCATGGCGAGGAACCAGAAGG aGGCCGGGAGGGCTGAGCAGCAGCCGATGGAAGTCTCTGAGAGCAGGAGCCCTGTCCCCGTGCCCAGCTTCTCCCAGCAGCCAG GCTCCTCTCCAGAAGGCCCAGCGCCCAGCGGTGGGGGTGACGACGACGACGCCCAGGAGGCCGCAGAGATCCCAGAGGCTGTCGCCCCCAAGgctgcccaggagcccaggagccccgAGGTGGGGTCCCAT AGCCCCACGCTGCCCAGGAGGTACATGCTGCGTGACCGAGAGCgggccccacagcccccaccccaacctAAG GAGACTCCAGACCCCTGGCAGAGCCTGGACCCCTTCAACTCCTTGGACTCTAAGCCCTTCAAGAAAG GTAGGCCCtactctgtgcctgtgtgtgtggaggaAGCCCCGGGACAGAAGCGCAAGCGGAAGGGCCCGGCCAAGCTGCAGGACTTCCACCAGTGGTACCTGGCCGCCT ATGCTGACCATGACGATAGTGGGAGGTCCCGGCGAAAGGGTCCAAGCTTTGCAG ACATGGAGGTCCTGTACTGGAGGCACGTGAAGGAGCAGCTGGAGACCCTGCGGAGGCTGCAGAGGAGGGAG ATGGCCGAACGCTGGCTGCCAAGGGCCGAGGAGGAGCTGTGGCCTGCAGAGGACGACCGCctggagggctccctggaggaccTGGGGGCGGCAG CAGATGACCTGGAGGCTGATGGGTGTGTGGAGGCTGAGGACGAAAGGCCTGGGGAAGCCACTGGCCTGG ATGCAgaggccctgcctgcctccctgagcTATGAGGAGCTGGTTCGAAGGAATGTG GAGCTCTTCATCGCCACCTCCCAGAAGTTTGTCCAGGAAACGGAGCTGAGCCAGCGCATCAGGGACTGGGAGGACACCATCCAGCCCCTGCTGCAGGAGCAG GAGCAGCACGTGCCCTTTGACATCCACACCTATGGGGACCAGGTGGTGTCACGGTTCCCCCAGCTCAACGAGTGGTGTCCATTTGCAGAGCTGGTGGCCGGCCAGCCTGCCTTTGAGGTCTGTCGCTCCATGCTGGCCTCCCTGCAGCTG GCCAACGACTACACAGTGGAGATCACCCAGCAGCCGGGGTTGGAGGCGGCTGTGGACACCATGTCCCTGAGACTGCTCACGCACCAGCGTGCCCACAAACGCTTCCAGACCTACGCCGCGCCctccatggcccagccctga
- the NCAPH2 gene encoding condensin-2 complex subunit H2 isoform X1 — MEDVEARFAHLLQPIRDLTKNWEVDVAAQLGEYLEELDQICISFDEGKTTMNFIEAALLIQGSACVYSKKVEYLYSLVYQALDFISGKRRAKQLSSVQEDGASGDTGSRAPQEAEDEFLSLDDFPDSRANVDLKNDQAPSEVIIVPLLPMALVAPDEIEKNHHPLYSRQGEILASRKDFRMNTCIPHPQGAFMLEPVGVSPLEPGGSFPMARNQKEAGRAEQQPMEVSESRSPVPVPSFSQQPAPCPGSSPEGPAPSGGGDDDDAQEAAEIPEAVAPKAAQEPRSPEVGSHSPTLPRRYMLRDRERAPQPPPQPKETPDPWQSLDPFNSLDSKPFKKGRPYSVPVCVEEAPGQKRKRKGPAKLQDFHQWYLAAYADHDDSGRSRRKGPSFADMEVLYWRHVKEQLETLRRLQRREMAERWLPRAEEELWPAEDDRLEGSLEDLGAAADDLEADGCVEAEDERPGEATGLDAEALPASLSYEELVRRNVELFIATSQKFVQETELSQRIRDWEDTIQPLLQEQEQHVPFDIHTYGDQVVSRFPQLNEWCPFAELVAGQPAFEVCRSMLASLQLANDYTVEITQQPGLEAAVDTMSLRLLTHQRAHKRFQTYAAPSMAQP; from the exons ATGGAGGACGTGGAGGCGCGCTTCGCCCACCTCCTGCAGCCCATCCGCGACCTCACCAAGAACTGGGAGGTGGACGTGGCGGCCCAGCTGGGCGAGTACTTGGAGGAG CTGGACCAGATCTGCATTTCTTTTGATGAAggcaaaaccacaatgaacttCATTGAGGCAGCATTGCTGATCCAGGGTTCAGCGTGCGTCTACAGCAAGAAG GTGGAATACCTGTACTCGCTGGTCTACCAGGCCCTTGATTTCATCTCTGGCAAGAG GCGAGCCAAGCAGCTCTCTTCAGTGCAGGAAGATGGGGCCAGTGGGGACACCGGCTCCAGGGccccccaggaggcagaggacgAG TTCCTGTCGCTGGACGACTTCCCCGACTCCCGGGCTAACGTGGATCTGAAGAACGACCAGGCACCCAGT GAAGTGATCATTGTCCCTCTGCTGCCCATGGCCCTGGTGGCCCCTGATGAGATAGAGAAGAACCACCACCCCCTATACAG CCGTCAGGGTGAGATCCTGGCCAGCCGGAAGGATTTCAGGATGAATACgtgcatcccccacccccagggggccTTCATGTTGGAGCCGGTGGGCGTGTCCCCCTTGGAGCCAGGGGGCTCATTCCCCATGGCGAGGAACCAGAAGG aGGCCGGGAGGGCTGAGCAGCAGCCGATGGAAGTCTCTGAGAGCAGGAGCCCTGTCCCCGTGCCCAGCTTCTCCCAGCAGCCA GCTCCCTGCCCAGGCTCCTCTCCAGAAGGCCCAGCGCCCAGCGGTGGGGGTGACGACGACGACGCCCAGGAGGCCGCAGAGATCCCAGAGGCTGTCGCCCCCAAGgctgcccaggagcccaggagccccgAGGTGGGGTCCCAT AGCCCCACGCTGCCCAGGAGGTACATGCTGCGTGACCGAGAGCgggccccacagcccccaccccaacctAAG GAGACTCCAGACCCCTGGCAGAGCCTGGACCCCTTCAACTCCTTGGACTCTAAGCCCTTCAAGAAAG GTAGGCCCtactctgtgcctgtgtgtgtggaggaAGCCCCGGGACAGAAGCGCAAGCGGAAGGGCCCGGCCAAGCTGCAGGACTTCCACCAGTGGTACCTGGCCGCCT ATGCTGACCATGACGATAGTGGGAGGTCCCGGCGAAAGGGTCCAAGCTTTGCAG ACATGGAGGTCCTGTACTGGAGGCACGTGAAGGAGCAGCTGGAGACCCTGCGGAGGCTGCAGAGGAGGGAG ATGGCCGAACGCTGGCTGCCAAGGGCCGAGGAGGAGCTGTGGCCTGCAGAGGACGACCGCctggagggctccctggaggaccTGGGGGCGGCAG CAGATGACCTGGAGGCTGATGGGTGTGTGGAGGCTGAGGACGAAAGGCCTGGGGAAGCCACTGGCCTGG ATGCAgaggccctgcctgcctccctgagcTATGAGGAGCTGGTTCGAAGGAATGTG GAGCTCTTCATCGCCACCTCCCAGAAGTTTGTCCAGGAAACGGAGCTGAGCCAGCGCATCAGGGACTGGGAGGACACCATCCAGCCCCTGCTGCAGGAGCAG GAGCAGCACGTGCCCTTTGACATCCACACCTATGGGGACCAGGTGGTGTCACGGTTCCCCCAGCTCAACGAGTGGTGTCCATTTGCAGAGCTGGTGGCCGGCCAGCCTGCCTTTGAGGTCTGTCGCTCCATGCTGGCCTCCCTGCAGCTG GCCAACGACTACACAGTGGAGATCACCCAGCAGCCGGGGTTGGAGGCGGCTGTGGACACCATGTCCCTGAGACTGCTCACGCACCAGCGTGCCCACAAACGCTTCCAGACCTACGCCGCGCCctccatggcccagccctga
- the NCAPH2 gene encoding condensin-2 complex subunit H2 isoform X2 yields MEDVEARFAHLLQPIRDLTKNWEVDVAAQLGEYLEELDQICISFDEGKTTMNFIEAALLIQGSACVYSKKVEYLYSLVYQALDFISGKRRAKQLSSVQEDGASGDTGSRAPQEAEDEFLSLDDFPDSRANVDLKNDQAPSEVIIVPLLPMALVAPDEIEKNHHPLYSRQGEILASRKDFRMNTCIPHPQGAFMLEPVGVSPLEPGGSFPMARNQKEAGRAEQQPMEVSESRSPVPVPSFSQQPAPCPGSSPEGPAPSGGGDDDDAQEAAEIPEAVAPKAAQEPRSPEVGSHSPTLPRRYMLRDRERAPQPPPQPKETPDPWQSLDPFNSLDSKPFKKGRPYSVPVCVEEAPGQKRKRKGPAKLQDFHQWYLAAYADHDDSGRSRRKGPSFADMEVLYWRHVKEQLETLRRLQRREMAERWLPRAEEELWPAEDDRLEGSLEDLGAADDLEADGCVEAEDERPGEATGLDAEALPASLSYEELVRRNVELFIATSQKFVQETELSQRIRDWEDTIQPLLQEQEQHVPFDIHTYGDQVVSRFPQLNEWCPFAELVAGQPAFEVCRSMLASLQLANDYTVEITQQPGLEAAVDTMSLRLLTHQRAHKRFQTYAAPSMAQP; encoded by the exons ATGGAGGACGTGGAGGCGCGCTTCGCCCACCTCCTGCAGCCCATCCGCGACCTCACCAAGAACTGGGAGGTGGACGTGGCGGCCCAGCTGGGCGAGTACTTGGAGGAG CTGGACCAGATCTGCATTTCTTTTGATGAAggcaaaaccacaatgaacttCATTGAGGCAGCATTGCTGATCCAGGGTTCAGCGTGCGTCTACAGCAAGAAG GTGGAATACCTGTACTCGCTGGTCTACCAGGCCCTTGATTTCATCTCTGGCAAGAG GCGAGCCAAGCAGCTCTCTTCAGTGCAGGAAGATGGGGCCAGTGGGGACACCGGCTCCAGGGccccccaggaggcagaggacgAG TTCCTGTCGCTGGACGACTTCCCCGACTCCCGGGCTAACGTGGATCTGAAGAACGACCAGGCACCCAGT GAAGTGATCATTGTCCCTCTGCTGCCCATGGCCCTGGTGGCCCCTGATGAGATAGAGAAGAACCACCACCCCCTATACAG CCGTCAGGGTGAGATCCTGGCCAGCCGGAAGGATTTCAGGATGAATACgtgcatcccccacccccagggggccTTCATGTTGGAGCCGGTGGGCGTGTCCCCCTTGGAGCCAGGGGGCTCATTCCCCATGGCGAGGAACCAGAAGG aGGCCGGGAGGGCTGAGCAGCAGCCGATGGAAGTCTCTGAGAGCAGGAGCCCTGTCCCCGTGCCCAGCTTCTCCCAGCAGCCA GCTCCCTGCCCAGGCTCCTCTCCAGAAGGCCCAGCGCCCAGCGGTGGGGGTGACGACGACGACGCCCAGGAGGCCGCAGAGATCCCAGAGGCTGTCGCCCCCAAGgctgcccaggagcccaggagccccgAGGTGGGGTCCCAT AGCCCCACGCTGCCCAGGAGGTACATGCTGCGTGACCGAGAGCgggccccacagcccccaccccaacctAAG GAGACTCCAGACCCCTGGCAGAGCCTGGACCCCTTCAACTCCTTGGACTCTAAGCCCTTCAAGAAAG GTAGGCCCtactctgtgcctgtgtgtgtggaggaAGCCCCGGGACAGAAGCGCAAGCGGAAGGGCCCGGCCAAGCTGCAGGACTTCCACCAGTGGTACCTGGCCGCCT ATGCTGACCATGACGATAGTGGGAGGTCCCGGCGAAAGGGTCCAAGCTTTGCAG ACATGGAGGTCCTGTACTGGAGGCACGTGAAGGAGCAGCTGGAGACCCTGCGGAGGCTGCAGAGGAGGGAG ATGGCCGAACGCTGGCTGCCAAGGGCCGAGGAGGAGCTGTGGCCTGCAGAGGACGACCGCctggagggctccctggaggaccTGGGGGCGGCAG ATGACCTGGAGGCTGATGGGTGTGTGGAGGCTGAGGACGAAAGGCCTGGGGAAGCCACTGGCCTGG ATGCAgaggccctgcctgcctccctgagcTATGAGGAGCTGGTTCGAAGGAATGTG GAGCTCTTCATCGCCACCTCCCAGAAGTTTGTCCAGGAAACGGAGCTGAGCCAGCGCATCAGGGACTGGGAGGACACCATCCAGCCCCTGCTGCAGGAGCAG GAGCAGCACGTGCCCTTTGACATCCACACCTATGGGGACCAGGTGGTGTCACGGTTCCCCCAGCTCAACGAGTGGTGTCCATTTGCAGAGCTGGTGGCCGGCCAGCCTGCCTTTGAGGTCTGTCGCTCCATGCTGGCCTCCCTGCAGCTG GCCAACGACTACACAGTGGAGATCACCCAGCAGCCGGGGTTGGAGGCGGCTGTGGACACCATGTCCCTGAGACTGCTCACGCACCAGCGTGCCCACAAACGCTTCCAGACCTACGCCGCGCCctccatggcccagccctga
- the NCAPH2 gene encoding condensin-2 complex subunit H2 isoform X4, with protein sequence MEDVEARFAHLLQPIRDLTKNWEVDVAAQLGEYLEELDQICISFDEGKTTMNFIEAALLIQGSACVYSKKVEYLYSLVYQALDFISGKRRAKQLSSVQEDGASGDTGSRAPQEAEDEFLSLDDFPDSRANVDLKNDQAPSEVIIVPLLPMALVAPDEIEKNHHPLYSRQGEILASRKDFRMNTCIPHPQGAFMLEPVGVSPLEPGGSFPMARNQKEAGRAEQQPMEVSESRSPVPVPSFSQQPAPCPGSSPEGPAPSGGGDDDDAQEAAEIPEAVAPKAAQEPRSPESPTLPRRYMLRDRERAPQPPPQPKETPDPWQSLDPFNSLDSKPFKKGRPYSVPVCVEEAPGQKRKRKGPAKLQDFHQWYLAAYADHDDSGRSRRKGPSFADMEVLYWRHVKEQLETLRRLQRREMAERWLPRAEEELWPAEDDRLEGSLEDLGAAADDLEADGCVEAEDERPGEATGLDAEALPASLSYEELVRRNVELFIATSQKFVQETELSQRIRDWEDTIQPLLQEQEQHVPFDIHTYGDQVVSRFPQLNEWCPFAELVAGQPAFEVCRSMLASLQLANDYTVEITQQPGLEAAVDTMSLRLLTHQRAHKRFQTYAAPSMAQP encoded by the exons ATGGAGGACGTGGAGGCGCGCTTCGCCCACCTCCTGCAGCCCATCCGCGACCTCACCAAGAACTGGGAGGTGGACGTGGCGGCCCAGCTGGGCGAGTACTTGGAGGAG CTGGACCAGATCTGCATTTCTTTTGATGAAggcaaaaccacaatgaacttCATTGAGGCAGCATTGCTGATCCAGGGTTCAGCGTGCGTCTACAGCAAGAAG GTGGAATACCTGTACTCGCTGGTCTACCAGGCCCTTGATTTCATCTCTGGCAAGAG GCGAGCCAAGCAGCTCTCTTCAGTGCAGGAAGATGGGGCCAGTGGGGACACCGGCTCCAGGGccccccaggaggcagaggacgAG TTCCTGTCGCTGGACGACTTCCCCGACTCCCGGGCTAACGTGGATCTGAAGAACGACCAGGCACCCAGT GAAGTGATCATTGTCCCTCTGCTGCCCATGGCCCTGGTGGCCCCTGATGAGATAGAGAAGAACCACCACCCCCTATACAG CCGTCAGGGTGAGATCCTGGCCAGCCGGAAGGATTTCAGGATGAATACgtgcatcccccacccccagggggccTTCATGTTGGAGCCGGTGGGCGTGTCCCCCTTGGAGCCAGGGGGCTCATTCCCCATGGCGAGGAACCAGAAGG aGGCCGGGAGGGCTGAGCAGCAGCCGATGGAAGTCTCTGAGAGCAGGAGCCCTGTCCCCGTGCCCAGCTTCTCCCAGCAGCCA GCTCCCTGCCCAGGCTCCTCTCCAGAAGGCCCAGCGCCCAGCGGTGGGGGTGACGACGACGACGCCCAGGAGGCCGCAGAGATCCCAGAGGCTGTCGCCCCCAAGgctgcccaggagcccaggagccccgAG AGCCCCACGCTGCCCAGGAGGTACATGCTGCGTGACCGAGAGCgggccccacagcccccaccccaacctAAG GAGACTCCAGACCCCTGGCAGAGCCTGGACCCCTTCAACTCCTTGGACTCTAAGCCCTTCAAGAAAG GTAGGCCCtactctgtgcctgtgtgtgtggaggaAGCCCCGGGACAGAAGCGCAAGCGGAAGGGCCCGGCCAAGCTGCAGGACTTCCACCAGTGGTACCTGGCCGCCT ATGCTGACCATGACGATAGTGGGAGGTCCCGGCGAAAGGGTCCAAGCTTTGCAG ACATGGAGGTCCTGTACTGGAGGCACGTGAAGGAGCAGCTGGAGACCCTGCGGAGGCTGCAGAGGAGGGAG ATGGCCGAACGCTGGCTGCCAAGGGCCGAGGAGGAGCTGTGGCCTGCAGAGGACGACCGCctggagggctccctggaggaccTGGGGGCGGCAG CAGATGACCTGGAGGCTGATGGGTGTGTGGAGGCTGAGGACGAAAGGCCTGGGGAAGCCACTGGCCTGG ATGCAgaggccctgcctgcctccctgagcTATGAGGAGCTGGTTCGAAGGAATGTG GAGCTCTTCATCGCCACCTCCCAGAAGTTTGTCCAGGAAACGGAGCTGAGCCAGCGCATCAGGGACTGGGAGGACACCATCCAGCCCCTGCTGCAGGAGCAG GAGCAGCACGTGCCCTTTGACATCCACACCTATGGGGACCAGGTGGTGTCACGGTTCCCCCAGCTCAACGAGTGGTGTCCATTTGCAGAGCTGGTGGCCGGCCAGCCTGCCTTTGAGGTCTGTCGCTCCATGCTGGCCTCCCTGCAGCTG GCCAACGACTACACAGTGGAGATCACCCAGCAGCCGGGGTTGGAGGCGGCTGTGGACACCATGTCCCTGAGACTGCTCACGCACCAGCGTGCCCACAAACGCTTCCAGACCTACGCCGCGCCctccatggcccagccctga